One genomic window of bacterium includes the following:
- a CDS encoding radical SAM protein, whose translation MCGLSKSELYRFPWSKNDNPIGWLEVTDVCNIHCKGCYRQNLEGHFPLERLKEEVLVMKEYRNIDNVSLAGGEPLTHPDIEGLIEFIHLQGIKPYLLTNGKAVTEERIRTLKKLGLAGVAFHIDMMQDRQGWEGKDEIGLLPLRDQCVDIMAAVGGIPTSFGITVYKDNFEQIPDLVRWGIKNIKYVQGQTFITYRGAIVKPGVRYMVGGREVDMGLEKLGYATEEEPEEFNITSNDVYRIIRENVPEYDAAAYLGGTERHDSFKWLIGFMVGSDDGWYGAVGRKTVEFSQALYHLFHGSYFAYSRKCGLGRKVFLAALFDPKVRRLSRRFFSNPFRFFYKPVYGQSIGIIQAPDVLPDGRVDMCDACPDLTVYKGQLIHSCRMDEWRRWGGYMTQVREDIDAAQEEAPPGRKQRKCRAAPV comes from the coding sequence AAATCGGAGCTCTATCGTTTCCCGTGGTCCAAAAACGACAACCCCATCGGTTGGCTCGAGGTCACCGACGTGTGCAACATCCACTGCAAGGGGTGTTACCGCCAGAACCTGGAAGGCCATTTTCCGCTGGAGCGGCTTAAAGAAGAAGTCCTCGTGATGAAGGAGTACCGCAACATCGACAACGTCTCGCTCGCGGGAGGCGAACCGCTCACGCACCCGGACATCGAGGGTCTTATCGAGTTCATCCACCTCCAGGGAATCAAGCCGTACCTCCTGACCAACGGCAAGGCCGTAACCGAGGAGCGGATACGGACCCTCAAGAAGCTGGGCCTGGCCGGCGTCGCGTTCCACATCGACATGATGCAGGACCGCCAGGGCTGGGAGGGCAAGGACGAGATAGGCCTCTTGCCGCTGCGCGACCAGTGCGTCGATATAATGGCGGCGGTGGGCGGCATCCCGACCTCGTTCGGCATCACCGTGTACAAGGATAACTTCGAGCAGATCCCGGACCTCGTACGGTGGGGCATCAAGAACATCAAATACGTTCAGGGCCAGACGTTCATCACGTACCGCGGCGCGATAGTGAAGCCGGGCGTCCGGTACATGGTCGGCGGCCGCGAAGTCGACATGGGGTTGGAGAAACTGGGCTACGCGACCGAGGAGGAGCCGGAGGAATTTAACATCACCTCGAACGACGTGTACAGGATAATAAGGGAGAACGTGCCGGAGTACGACGCCGCGGCGTACCTGGGCGGCACCGAGCGCCACGACTCCTTCAAGTGGCTTATTGGGTTTATGGTCGGCTCGGACGACGGCTGGTACGGGGCAGTCGGTCGCAAGACCGTCGAGTTCTCGCAGGCGTTGTATCATCTCTTCCATGGCAGCTACTTCGCCTACTCGCGGAAATGCGGTTTGGGTCGGAAAGTGTTCCTGGCCGCCCTCTTCGACCCGAAGGTCCGCCGCCTTAGCCGCCGTTTCTTCTCCAATCCGTTCCGCTTCTTCTACAAACCGGTCTACGGCCAGAGCATCGGCATCATCCAGGCGCCGGACGTTCTGCCCGACGGCCGCGTCGACATGTGCGACGCTTGCCCGGACCTCACCGTCTACAAGGGCCAACTCATCCACTCCTGTCGGATGGACGAGTGGCGCCGCTGGGGCGGCTATATGACGCAAGTCCGCGAAGACATCGACGCCGCGCAAGAGGAGGCGCCCCCCGGCCGCAAACAGAGGAAATGCCGCGCCGCGCCGGTGTGA
- a CDS encoding heavy metal translocating P-type ATPase — protein MKTVTFPISGMTCATCVATNEKALRALPFVKEVAVNLAAEKGTVTYDDGRGRFGELVKAVRGAGYDVPTEKAVLRIGEMTCATCVANVEDFVGALPGVASIGVNLTAGLARVEYVPSVVSLAEIKGVIRDLGYKAEEERAVTPTGRLSPALKRLIFAAAFTAPLFVIGMFLRFRYDGWVMLALATPVQFWAGWQFYVKTVRGVRRGILGMDALIAMGTSTAYGYSLYELLFGRTGHYYFETAAMIITLILFGRWLENRAKGRASAAIQKLLELTPPVAHKIADGETRDIPVEEVAVGDRLLVKPGERVPVDADVAEGVSAVDESMLTGEPMPVRKTVGDAVVGGTVNQTGALTIVATKVGADTVLAQIVRMVEEAQGSKAPVQKLADKVAGVFVPTVFAVAALTFAAWLVTGHALEPAIIAAVAVLVIACPCALGLATPTAVTVGTGKGAELGVLFRDAESLELMGRVTVVAFDKTGTITKGAPAVVAFAPAEGVTEEELATYAAAVERLSEHPVAAAVVAAAQGRGLTLPEVADFDSTTGRGVAATVNGERVLVGSVRFMSENDVSLDGMEGRLAEMEAQGITAVAAARDGKLLGLIGVADELKPGAREAVSALARAGVATAMLTGDNEATAAAIAGEVGIADVRARLLPADKLEVLNGWKQKGEIVAMVGDGINDAPALAAADVGVAIGTGTDIALEAADVALMSGDLAGVPRAYRLSRRTLRNIKQNLFFAFFYNSAAIPLAALGLLNPMIAAGAMAMSSVSVVTNALRLKRFRGD, from the coding sequence ATGAAAACGGTTACGTTCCCCATATCCGGCATGACGTGCGCGACGTGCGTAGCGACCAACGAGAAGGCGCTGCGCGCGCTGCCGTTCGTCAAAGAGGTGGCAGTAAACCTGGCCGCGGAGAAGGGGACCGTGACGTACGACGACGGCCGTGGCCGCTTCGGCGAGTTGGTCAAGGCCGTCCGCGGCGCCGGCTACGACGTCCCGACCGAGAAGGCGGTCCTGCGCATCGGCGAGATGACGTGCGCGACGTGCGTCGCCAACGTCGAGGACTTCGTCGGCGCCCTGCCCGGCGTGGCCTCCATCGGCGTAAACCTGACGGCGGGGCTGGCGCGCGTCGAGTACGTCCCCTCGGTCGTATCGCTCGCCGAAATTAAGGGCGTAATCCGCGACCTGGGATACAAAGCCGAAGAGGAGCGGGCGGTTACTCCGACGGGACGTCTTTCCCCCGCTTTAAAGAGGCTCATATTCGCGGCCGCGTTCACGGCGCCCCTCTTCGTAATCGGGATGTTTTTGCGCTTCCGCTACGACGGCTGGGTGATGCTCGCGCTCGCGACGCCGGTGCAGTTCTGGGCCGGGTGGCAATTCTACGTCAAGACCGTGCGGGGGGTCCGCCGCGGCATCCTGGGGATGGACGCCCTCATCGCGATGGGCACGAGCACCGCCTACGGGTACAGCTTGTACGAGCTGCTCTTCGGCCGTACCGGCCACTACTACTTCGAGACCGCGGCCATGATAATCACGCTTATACTCTTCGGCCGCTGGCTGGAGAACCGCGCCAAAGGCCGCGCCTCCGCCGCCATCCAGAAGCTCCTCGAGCTTACGCCGCCCGTGGCCCATAAAATAGCGGACGGCGAAACGCGCGACATCCCGGTGGAGGAAGTAGCGGTCGGCGACCGGCTGCTCGTCAAGCCGGGCGAGCGCGTGCCGGTGGACGCCGACGTGGCCGAGGGCGTTTCCGCGGTCGACGAGTCGATGCTGACCGGCGAGCCGATGCCGGTGAGGAAGACGGTGGGCGACGCCGTCGTCGGCGGGACCGTGAACCAGACCGGTGCCCTCACGATCGTCGCGACCAAGGTCGGTGCCGATACCGTCCTGGCGCAAATAGTCCGGATGGTGGAGGAGGCGCAGGGGTCCAAGGCGCCGGTCCAGAAGTTGGCGGACAAGGTAGCCGGCGTCTTCGTGCCTACGGTTTTCGCCGTTGCGGCCTTGACGTTCGCCGCGTGGCTTGTAACCGGCCACGCGCTCGAGCCGGCCATAATCGCCGCGGTGGCGGTGCTGGTCATCGCGTGCCCGTGCGCGCTGGGGCTCGCGACGCCCACCGCCGTTACGGTGGGCACCGGGAAGGGGGCCGAGCTGGGGGTCCTGTTCCGCGACGCCGAGAGCCTGGAACTTATGGGGCGCGTCACCGTCGTAGCCTTCGACAAGACCGGGACCATAACCAAAGGCGCGCCGGCGGTGGTGGCGTTCGCGCCGGCTGAGGGCGTGACGGAGGAGGAGCTCGCGACGTACGCCGCCGCGGTGGAGCGGCTGAGCGAGCACCCCGTCGCGGCCGCGGTCGTCGCCGCCGCCCAAGGCCGCGGCCTGACGCTGCCCGAAGTGGCCGACTTCGACTCCACGACCGGCCGGGGCGTCGCCGCGACGGTTAACGGTGAGCGCGTGTTGGTGGGAAGCGTGCGCTTCATGAGCGAGAACGACGTCTCGCTCGACGGCATGGAGGGTAGGCTGGCGGAGATGGAGGCGCAGGGAATCACCGCGGTGGCGGCGGCGCGCGACGGCAAGCTGTTGGGGTTGATCGGCGTGGCCGACGAGCTAAAACCCGGCGCGCGCGAGGCGGTGTCCGCGCTGGCCCGGGCGGGCGTCGCGACGGCGATGCTCACCGGCGACAACGAGGCCACCGCCGCGGCCATCGCCGGCGAGGTCGGCATCGCGGACGTGCGGGCGCGGCTGCTGCCGGCCGACAAGCTCGAGGTCTTAAACGGTTGGAAGCAGAAGGGCGAGATCGTCGCGATGGTGGGGGACGGCATCAACGACGCGCCGGCGCTGGCGGCCGCCGACGTGGGCGTGGCCATCGGAACCGGGACCGACATCGCGCTGGAGGCCGCGGACGTGGCGCTGATGTCGGGGGACCTGGCGGGCGTCCCCCGCGCCTACCGGCTCAGCCGCCGCACCCTCCGCAACATCAAACAGAACCTGTTCTTCGCGTTCTTCTACAACTCCGCGGCCATCCCGCTTGCCGCGCTCGGTTTGCTGAACCCTATGATCGCCGCCGGGGCCATGGCGATGTCGTCGGTATCGGTCGTGACGAACGCGCTGCGCTTGAAGAGGTTCCGGGGGGATTAG
- a CDS encoding inositol-3-phosphate synthase, with protein sequence MSKVKVGIIGVGNCASSFVQGVEYYKNAREDERVPGLMHVNLGGYRVKDIEFVAAFDIDKNKVGRDVAEAIYTSPNNTYKFCDVPKLGVKVERGMTHDGLGKYLKQVIKKAPGPTADIVEILKRTKCDVVVSYLPVGSEMATKWYVEKVLDAGCAFVNCIPVFIAQEDYWRKEFEKRGLPVVGDDVKSQVGATIVHRVLANLYNDRGVRLERTYQLNVGGNMDFYNMLERERLESKKVSKTQAVTSQLPFDIGADNIHIGPSDYVAWLTDRKWAFIRLEGRTFGDVPLNAELKLEVWDSPNSAGIVIDAVRCAKLALDRGIAGALIAPSSYFMKSPPEQFPDDVCRRMVEDFIAGKGVDNERALEKAAKPDVGVPAAKRKRGPKARAKKKVPAGAAKK encoded by the coding sequence ATGTCCAAGGTTAAAGTCGGCATCATCGGCGTAGGCAACTGCGCCTCCAGTTTCGTGCAGGGGGTGGAATATTACAAGAACGCCCGCGAGGACGAACGGGTCCCGGGCCTGATGCACGTCAACCTCGGCGGCTACCGCGTCAAGGATATCGAGTTCGTGGCGGCGTTCGACATCGACAAGAACAAGGTGGGCCGCGACGTGGCGGAGGCGATATATACCTCCCCCAACAACACCTATAAATTCTGCGACGTGCCGAAGCTGGGCGTCAAGGTGGAGCGGGGAATGACCCACGACGGCCTGGGTAAATATTTAAAACAGGTTATAAAGAAGGCCCCCGGCCCCACCGCCGACATCGTCGAGATTCTCAAGCGGACCAAGTGCGACGTCGTCGTTTCGTACCTGCCGGTGGGGTCGGAGATGGCGACGAAGTGGTACGTAGAGAAAGTGCTGGACGCCGGCTGCGCCTTCGTCAACTGCATCCCGGTCTTCATCGCCCAGGAGGACTACTGGCGGAAGGAGTTCGAGAAGCGCGGCCTGCCGGTCGTCGGCGACGACGTCAAGTCGCAGGTGGGGGCGACCATCGTCCACCGCGTACTGGCCAACCTCTACAACGACCGCGGCGTCCGGTTGGAGCGCACCTACCAGCTCAACGTCGGCGGCAACATGGACTTCTACAACATGCTGGAGCGCGAGCGGCTGGAATCCAAGAAGGTATCGAAGACGCAGGCCGTAACGTCGCAGCTGCCGTTCGACATCGGCGCCGACAACATCCACATCGGCCCCAGCGACTACGTCGCCTGGCTCACCGACCGCAAGTGGGCGTTTATCCGGCTGGAGGGGCGGACCTTCGGCGACGTGCCGCTCAACGCCGAGCTCAAGCTCGAGGTGTGGGACAGCCCCAACTCCGCCGGCATCGTCATCGACGCGGTACGGTGCGCGAAGCTCGCGCTCGACCGCGGCATCGCCGGCGCGCTCATCGCCCCGTCGTCGTACTTCATGAAGTCGCCGCCCGAGCAATTCCCGGACGACGTGTGCCGCCGGATGGTGGAGGACTTCATCGCCGGCAAGGGCGTCGACAACGAGCGGGCGCTGGAGAAGGCGGCCAAGCCGGACGTGGGCGTGCCGGCGGCCAAGCGCAAGCGCGGCCCCAAGGCTCGCGCCAAGAAGAAGGTTCCCGCCGGCGCCGCGAAGAAATAG
- the tmk gene encoding dTMP kinase, translating into MPRGKLITFEGVEGAGKTTQLERAAAYLRDAGVEVAVAREPGGTAVGEQVREILLSRENASMAPLAELYLYLAARAQLVAQVVAPALAAGTFVLLDRYVHSTLAYQGYGLGVDLGGASAGENLAKLRELCRATVGDAWPDLVIVLDVEAEAGFARLAGEAPDRIESRELAFHRRVRDGFITLAAEEPARVVVVDASPPVEEVFAAVKAALASVL; encoded by the coding sequence ATGCCGCGAGGAAAGCTCATAACCTTCGAGGGCGTCGAGGGCGCCGGCAAGACGACCCAGCTCGAGCGCGCCGCGGCCTACCTCCGCGACGCCGGCGTCGAGGTCGCGGTCGCCCGGGAGCCCGGCGGCACCGCCGTCGGCGAGCAGGTCCGCGAAATCCTGCTCAGCCGCGAGAACGCGTCGATGGCGCCGCTCGCGGAATTGTACCTGTACCTGGCGGCGAGGGCGCAGCTGGTGGCCCAGGTGGTCGCGCCGGCCCTCGCCGCCGGGACCTTCGTCCTCCTCGACCGCTACGTCCACTCCACGCTGGCCTATCAGGGTTACGGCCTGGGCGTGGACCTGGGCGGCGCGTCGGCCGGGGAGAACCTCGCGAAGCTGCGCGAGCTGTGCCGGGCGACGGTCGGCGACGCGTGGCCCGATTTGGTTATCGTGCTGGACGTCGAGGCGGAGGCGGGGTTCGCGCGGCTGGCGGGCGAGGCGCCGGACCGGATAGAGTCGCGCGAGCTCGCGTTTCACCGCCGCGTGCGGGACGGCTTCATAACGCTGGCGGCCGAGGAGCCGGCGCGGGTAGTGGTCGTCGACGCCTCGCCTCCGGTGGAGGAGGTATTCGCCGCCGTCAAGGCCGCGCTCGCGAGCGTTTTATGA
- a CDS encoding OmpA family protein has product MKLKRILLVSFGATLAAAVAVYAVGTHATYGTAGLFRTWSADTIKIPSLDVTMFAAQYWSYDTPEGGDNYLLPSFGLTLCPIKWFEVGGHYRGILHYRERVVETGTYVFGPSDAALTGKFHGVGQDMFWLSLGGLVFIDLPTGTSEDYITPKEEATDFIAESQNNVGIMALASKDFLGKMIGINANVGYVIRSGKTNYETTKGMYRKWERPNWVSYGVGFDVRPIPVLSVINEYTGFLSQTYEDGRKDKNFEATLGVRTNGYDMFHFGLGGAYRISAAAAPDFRGYLQSSMDIPLTPSDRDKDGIPDARDKCPDDPEDYDGYLDTDGCPDTDNDNDGIPDAVDQCPNEPEDKDGFQDDDGCPDPDNDNDGIPDVSDKCPNEAEDFNGYQDEDGCPEGGKPVEKPKETSFILEGLKFEPNSPVMVPGAYTSLEKAGKIMKDYPDVNVVIEGHAASTGRLDFEMNLSRERADSVRNYLVQTYGIEASRIRSVGYGSAKPIADNATSDGRARNRRIEFKVE; this is encoded by the coding sequence ATGAAATTAAAACGCATCTTACTCGTAAGCTTCGGGGCGACGTTGGCCGCGGCCGTCGCGGTATACGCGGTCGGCACCCACGCTACCTACGGCACCGCAGGCCTTTTCCGCACGTGGTCGGCCGACACCATAAAAATCCCCAGCCTGGACGTTACCATGTTCGCCGCCCAATACTGGAGCTACGACACGCCCGAGGGCGGCGACAATTACCTGCTGCCGTCGTTCGGCCTGACGCTCTGCCCCATTAAATGGTTCGAGGTCGGCGGCCACTACCGCGGCATCTTACATTACCGCGAACGGGTGGTCGAGACCGGGACGTACGTCTTCGGCCCGAGCGACGCCGCGCTGACCGGCAAGTTCCACGGCGTGGGGCAGGACATGTTCTGGTTGTCTTTGGGCGGCCTGGTGTTCATCGACCTCCCCACCGGCACGAGCGAAGATTACATCACGCCCAAAGAAGAGGCCACCGACTTCATAGCGGAGAGCCAGAATAACGTCGGCATCATGGCCCTCGCCTCCAAGGACTTCCTGGGCAAGATGATCGGCATCAACGCCAACGTCGGGTACGTGATTCGCAGCGGCAAGACCAACTACGAGACGACCAAGGGCATGTACCGCAAGTGGGAGCGCCCCAACTGGGTATCCTACGGCGTCGGCTTCGACGTCAGGCCCATACCCGTCTTGTCTGTCATCAACGAGTACACCGGCTTCCTCAGCCAAACCTACGAGGACGGCAGGAAGGATAAAAATTTCGAGGCGACCCTTGGCGTACGCACCAACGGCTACGACATGTTCCACTTCGGCCTGGGGGGCGCGTACCGCATATCCGCCGCCGCCGCCCCGGACTTCCGCGGCTACCTCCAGTCCAGTATGGACATCCCCCTCACTCCCTCCGACCGCGATAAGGACGGCATCCCCGACGCCCGCGACAAGTGCCCGGACGACCCGGAGGATTACGACGGCTACTTGGACACCGACGGCTGCCCCGATACCGATAACGACAACGACGGCATCCCGGACGCGGTCGACCAATGCCCCAACGAGCCCGAGGACAAGGACGGCTTCCAGGACGACGACGGCTGCCCCGACCCCGATAACGACAACGACGGCATCCCGGACGTCTCGGACAAGTGCCCCAACGAGGCCGAGGACTTCAACGGGTACCAAGACGAGGACGGCTGCCCCGAGGGCGGCAAGCCCGTCGAGAAGCCCAAGGAAACCTCCTTCATCCTCGAGGGCCTCAAGTTCGAGCCCAACAGCCCGGTTATGGTCCCGGGGGCCTATACCTCCCTCGAGAAGGCCGGCAAGATAATGAAGGACTACCCGGACGTCAACGTCGTCATCGAGGGCCACGCCGCTTCGACCGGCCGCCTCGACTTCGAGATGAACCTCTCCCGCGAGCGCGCCGACTCGGTCCGCAACTACCTGGTCCAGACGTACGGCATCGAGGCCAGCCGCATCCGCTCCGTCGGCTACGGCAGCGCCAAGCCCATCGCCGACAACGCTACGTCCGACGGCCGCGCGCGCAACCGCCGCATCGAATTCAAAGTCGAGTAA
- a CDS encoding DUF885 domain-containing protein codes for MNAEVAKLIDELLDRENELQPPSATFKGIHDYDEEWDDPGPDGIAAYEAFVDEYLARVEEAAGAAEGDDAVDLALARARLANYDVSLRVLDDLRRNPLGVPGTVVQTLFVMLVRDYAPLEERLGAMLARTEKVPAYCEEGKKSFREPVAKFVELAAEVAAHGGPFLTRVVPAAAEQAGSKYAADLAKAGERAAAALDDFISHVRGLPAREDFAAGREAFDRLLKEYHLLDYDADSLLAFGRDSVAEIQAEVAALAEEIRPGATPAELVEELKKDHPTADELLDFYRDWMSRSRQFIIDKNICGLPEGEELEVIPTPEFERAVMPYGAYMPAAAYEPRQKGFFYVTPVEPDATPEEREQKLAGHNRAKVPVVALHEGYPGHHVQLCWANRVDSRIRREFHSNPLIEGWALYCEDMMREQGFYDDERIVLGQKKATLWRAARVILDASLHTGGMTFEEAVAFLVDVVSLERVNAEAEVKRYVYTPTQPMSYLVGKNEIMALRDEYFRRHPDDSLRDFHDRVLAVGSLPVRLVREAVLS; via the coding sequence ATGAACGCAGAAGTCGCCAAATTGATAGACGAGCTCCTCGACCGCGAGAACGAGCTGCAACCCCCGTCCGCGACCTTTAAGGGGATTCACGATTACGACGAGGAATGGGACGACCCCGGGCCGGACGGGATAGCCGCTTACGAGGCGTTCGTCGACGAATACCTGGCGCGGGTGGAGGAGGCCGCCGGGGCGGCCGAGGGCGACGACGCCGTCGACCTGGCGTTGGCGCGGGCGCGCCTGGCGAATTACGACGTTTCGTTGCGGGTTCTCGACGATTTGCGGCGCAACCCGCTGGGCGTCCCGGGGACGGTGGTCCAGACGCTCTTCGTCATGCTGGTCCGGGACTACGCGCCGCTCGAGGAGCGGCTCGGCGCGATGCTGGCGCGTACTGAGAAGGTGCCGGCCTATTGCGAGGAGGGAAAAAAATCTTTCCGAGAACCGGTGGCGAAGTTCGTAGAGTTGGCGGCCGAAGTGGCCGCGCACGGGGGCCCTTTTTTGACCCGCGTCGTTCCGGCGGCCGCGGAGCAAGCGGGGAGTAAGTACGCCGCCGACCTGGCGAAGGCGGGCGAACGCGCCGCCGCGGCCCTGGACGATTTCATAAGCCACGTCCGGGGGCTGCCGGCGCGCGAGGATTTCGCCGCGGGCCGGGAGGCGTTCGACCGGCTCCTGAAGGAGTACCATTTGCTCGACTACGACGCCGACTCGCTCTTGGCCTTCGGCCGGGATTCGGTCGCCGAAATACAAGCGGAGGTGGCGGCGTTGGCCGAGGAGATCCGGCCCGGCGCGACGCCGGCCGAGCTGGTCGAGGAATTGAAAAAGGACCACCCCACCGCGGACGAGCTCCTGGATTTCTACCGGGATTGGATGTCGCGCTCCCGACAGTTTATAATCGACAAAAATATCTGCGGCCTTCCGGAGGGGGAGGAGTTGGAGGTAATCCCGACGCCGGAGTTCGAGCGCGCCGTGATGCCGTACGGCGCGTATATGCCGGCCGCGGCCTACGAGCCCCGCCAGAAGGGTTTCTTCTACGTAACGCCGGTCGAACCCGACGCGACGCCCGAGGAACGCGAACAGAAGCTGGCGGGCCACAACCGCGCCAAGGTGCCCGTCGTCGCGCTGCACGAGGGTTACCCCGGCCACCACGTCCAGCTGTGCTGGGCCAACCGCGTCGACAGCCGAATCCGCCGGGAATTCCATTCCAACCCGTTGATCGAGGGGTGGGCGCTGTATTGCGAAGACATGATGCGTGAGCAGGGTTTCTACGACGACGAGCGCATCGTATTGGGCCAGAAGAAGGCCACGCTATGGCGGGCGGCGCGCGTTATCCTGGACGCGTCGCTCCATACCGGCGGCATGACCTTCGAGGAGGCGGTGGCGTTCCTGGTGGACGTGGTATCGCTGGAGCGCGTGAACGCGGAGGCGGAGGTCAAGAGGTACGTATATACGCCCACGCAGCCGATGTCGTACCTCGTCGGGAAGAACGAGATAATGGCGCTACGGGACGAGTACTTCCGGCGGCATCCCGACGACTCCCTGCGCGATTTCCACGACCGCGTATTGGCCGTGGGCTCTCTGCCGGTGAGGCTCGTGCGGGAAGCGGTATTATCTTAG
- a CDS encoding FAD-binding protein gives MGYDPGLKKLIGKVEASRPDRIEAVKRGEHYPRLTMEEIDALLKSFHPDFRADAKRELRVGPNKGAVYPNELVDVLESRSRLDPTGVDLERVDYDVELLIVGGGGAGCSAAVTASDAGVKDILIATKLRLGDANTMMAEGGIQAADKENDSPVIHYLDVLGGGRFANYPELVEALVYDAPFVIAWLEKLGVMFDKTEDGTMRTLHGGGTSRKRMHSCGDITGAEIMRTLRDEVECRPHIKTLEFAPAVEIIKDEAGKAAGAVLYDLDRDRYIVVRAKCTVISTGGFGRLHLMGFPTTNHYGATADGLAMAYHAGCELVFLESSQFHPTGAIYPEQIVGLLITEKIRGAGAQFLNVDAEQFVYPLETRDVASSALIRECAPPDKGGRGNGVTTPSGRVGIWLDSPMIDILRGPGTVRRDFPGKFRMYDNHGIDIAREPMLIYPTLHYQNGGVAIHADASSKDVEGLYFAGEVAGGIHGQNRLMGNSLLDVCVFGRRAGAAAAAKLPTAELGALSLAHVKAWDEEVARAGLESELAAPILFPDYRGRVM, from the coding sequence ATGGGCTACGACCCGGGACTTAAAAAGTTGATCGGGAAGGTCGAGGCTTCCAGGCCGGACCGCATCGAGGCCGTCAAGCGCGGCGAGCACTACCCGCGCCTTACGATGGAGGAGATAGACGCCCTCCTCAAATCGTTCCACCCCGACTTCCGCGCGGACGCCAAACGCGAATTGCGCGTCGGCCCCAACAAGGGCGCGGTTTACCCCAACGAGCTCGTCGACGTGTTGGAGTCGCGCAGTCGCCTCGACCCCACCGGGGTGGACCTGGAGCGCGTCGACTACGACGTCGAGCTGCTTATCGTGGGCGGCGGCGGCGCCGGCTGCAGCGCGGCCGTCACCGCGTCCGACGCCGGCGTAAAGGATATCCTCATCGCGACCAAGCTCCGGCTGGGCGACGCCAACACCATGATGGCGGAGGGGGGCATCCAGGCCGCGGACAAGGAGAACGACTCGCCGGTTATTCATTACCTCGACGTACTGGGCGGCGGCCGCTTCGCCAATTATCCCGAGCTGGTGGAGGCGTTGGTATACGACGCGCCGTTCGTCATCGCCTGGCTCGAGAAGCTGGGCGTGATGTTCGACAAGACCGAGGACGGGACGATGCGCACCCTCCACGGCGGCGGCACGAGCCGCAAGCGCATGCACTCCTGCGGCGACATCACCGGCGCCGAAATTATGAGGACGCTGCGCGACGAGGTGGAGTGCCGTCCCCATATCAAAACGTTGGAGTTCGCGCCGGCGGTGGAGATAATAAAGGACGAGGCGGGGAAGGCCGCGGGCGCGGTCCTCTACGACCTCGACCGCGACCGGTACATCGTCGTGCGGGCCAAGTGCACCGTCATATCGACGGGAGGCTTCGGCCGCCTCCACCTCATGGGTTTCCCCACCACCAACCATTACGGCGCCACCGCCGACGGCCTGGCCATGGCCTACCACGCCGGCTGCGAGCTGGTATTCCTCGAGTCCTCGCAGTTCCACCCCACCGGCGCCATATACCCGGAGCAGATCGTAGGCCTCCTTATTACCGAAAAAATACGCGGCGCCGGCGCGCAGTTCCTCAACGTCGACGCCGAGCAGTTCGTCTACCCCCTCGAGACGCGGGACGTCGCCTCGTCGGCCCTCATCCGCGAGTGCGCGCCGCCCGACAAGGGGGGCCGGGGGAATGGCGTAACCACCCCCTCCGGCCGCGTCGGCATCTGGCTGGACTCGCCCATGATAGACATCCTGCGGGGCCCGGGGACCGTTCGGCGCGACTTCCCCGGCAAGTTCCGCATGTACGACAACCACGGCATCGACATCGCGCGCGAGCCGATGCTCATCTACCCGACGCTGCACTACCAGAACGGCGGCGTCGCGATCCACGCCGACGCCTCGAGCAAGGACGTCGAAGGCCTCTATTTCGCGGGCGAGGTCGCGGGGGGCATTCACGGCCAGAACCGGCTGATGGGGAATTCGCTTCTCGACGTGTGCGTCTTCGGCCGGCGGGCGGGGGCCGCGGCGGCGGCCAAATTGCCGACGGCGGAGTTGGGCGCGCTCTCGCTCGCGCACGTGAAGGCGTGGGACGAGGAGGTCGCCCGCGCCGGCCTGGAGAGCGAACTCGCGGCGCCGATACTTTTCCCGGACTACCGCGGTAGGGTGATGTAG